Proteins encoded by one window of Chondromyces crocatus:
- the tssG gene encoding type VI secretion system baseplate subunit TssG: MGAEERKSDFDLSTFERLRAEAKRSSFFRLIYLLERLFPSAPPVGREGPAHAERIRLRGDPSLTFASSDVSDLDLVKYGDGIERARISVTFLGLYGVVSPLPTYFAEDIALGDYQGGPQPVRDLLDVLHHRLVALFYRSWAKYRLPVTYRQGGADAFSSRMFCSVGVDGFRQSQTPIDRFLFLRYASILASKSRSARGLEVVLTDLFGDMGIQIEQFVGQWTLIEKPNRNKLGVQNHQLGQSLTIGRYVYDGSGRFNVIIGPVGYDDYLSLLPGGSRQPLLRGIIDTFTPGIHDVMLEIHVKTEDAPRYQLGSQRASTLKRTTWLGGSVGQQFKISVPLEGKQMHRTEGEEDEDEDLGEPPPM; the protein is encoded by the coding sequence ATGGGAGCCGAAGAGCGGAAGTCTGACTTTGATCTGAGCACGTTCGAGCGGCTCAGAGCGGAAGCGAAGCGGTCTTCGTTCTTCCGTCTCATCTACCTCCTCGAGCGCCTCTTCCCGTCGGCCCCCCCGGTCGGCCGCGAAGGGCCTGCGCACGCCGAGCGCATCCGGCTCCGCGGCGATCCATCGCTCACGTTCGCGTCCAGCGACGTCTCCGATCTGGATCTCGTGAAGTACGGCGACGGCATCGAGCGCGCGCGCATCAGCGTGACGTTCCTCGGCCTCTACGGCGTCGTCTCGCCTCTCCCCACCTACTTCGCAGAGGACATCGCTCTCGGGGACTACCAGGGTGGCCCGCAGCCCGTGCGCGACCTCCTCGACGTCCTGCATCACCGGCTCGTCGCGCTCTTCTATCGCTCTTGGGCCAAGTACCGCCTCCCCGTGACCTACCGTCAGGGCGGCGCGGACGCCTTCTCCAGCAGGATGTTCTGCTCGGTCGGCGTCGACGGCTTCCGTCAGAGCCAGACCCCCATCGATCGCTTCCTCTTCCTCCGGTACGCCTCGATCCTCGCCTCCAAGTCGCGCTCGGCGCGCGGCCTCGAGGTCGTGCTCACGGATCTCTTCGGAGACATGGGCATCCAGATCGAGCAGTTCGTCGGCCAGTGGACACTCATCGAGAAGCCGAACCGAAACAAGCTCGGCGTTCAGAACCACCAGCTCGGTCAGAGCCTCACCATCGGCCGCTACGTGTACGACGGCTCGGGCCGCTTCAACGTCATCATCGGACCGGTCGGCTACGACGACTATCTCTCGCTCCTCCCTGGGGGGAGCCGCCAGCCGCTCTTGCGCGGCATCATCGACACGTTCACGCCCGGCATCCACGACGTCATGCTCGAGATCCACGTGAAGACGGAAGACGCCCCGCGCTACCAGCTCGGCTCTCAGCGTGCCTCGACGCTGAAGCGGACCACCTGGCTGGGTGGCTCGGTGGGCCAGCAGTTCAAGATCAGCGTCCCCCTCGAAGGCAAGCAGATGCACCGCACCGAGGGAGAAGAAGACGAGGACGAAGATCTCGGCGAGCCTCCGCCGATGTGA
- the tssF gene encoding type VI secretion system baseplate subunit TssF, with protein MFNKYYQDELTYLREIGREFAAAYPGIAPMLAERGGDPDVERLLEGVAFLTGKIRQKLDDELPEVIHSVAALLFPHYLRQLPATSIVEFTPLPNVVRERLVVARGAEVGSVPVDSVSCRFRTTQDVELLPLAVEDVRVDTGAQLAQTLRIELKVTGGVALPALALSSVRFYLHGERRLQDDLRLWIAAHVESVALASVDGSGRDTTVATLPAKAIQMVGFAEQQALIPYPKTVYPGFRLLQEYFTLPQKFAFFDVTGLEALPPDRVTDRFAILLQFRDGLPPGTRVAKDNLRLFCSPVVNLFDHTSDPIKPEPTKHEYLCRPAGSTPQAFEIYSVDKVVGIARRTSQRVEIPSFFDFQHELDQDAASRAVFYQTHLRPAAVGDGVDIYMSFGSPQDAGTLPEFDVISIEATSTNRRLPAQLKLGDLRVPTATSPAVATFTNLTGVTSPLPPPVGREMQWRVLAHMAMSYRSIAELEVLRATVDLYNFQAVVDRQAARANQLRLAAMKSIRVRPTDRLYRGAPVRGIAAELELEEGGFVGEGDMYLFASIINEMLASYVSLNSFTQLTVTGTNTRVVYRWEPKSGSLTLI; from the coding sequence ATGTTTAACAAGTACTACCAGGATGAGCTGACCTATCTCCGCGAGATCGGCCGCGAGTTCGCTGCTGCATATCCGGGCATCGCCCCCATGCTGGCCGAGCGAGGTGGCGATCCGGACGTCGAGCGCCTCCTCGAAGGTGTCGCCTTTCTGACCGGCAAAATCCGGCAGAAGCTGGATGACGAGCTTCCGGAGGTCATTCACTCGGTTGCGGCGCTGCTCTTCCCCCACTACCTGCGGCAGCTCCCCGCCACGTCCATCGTGGAGTTCACCCCACTGCCCAACGTCGTCCGCGAACGACTCGTCGTCGCGCGCGGTGCCGAAGTGGGCTCGGTCCCCGTTGATAGCGTCTCGTGCCGCTTCAGAACCACGCAAGACGTGGAGCTGCTGCCGCTCGCCGTGGAAGACGTACGTGTCGATACGGGAGCCCAGCTCGCGCAGACGCTGCGCATCGAGCTGAAGGTGACGGGCGGTGTGGCTTTGCCCGCGCTCGCACTCAGCTCCGTCCGCTTCTATCTGCACGGCGAGCGACGGCTCCAGGATGATCTCCGGCTCTGGATCGCAGCCCACGTCGAGAGCGTCGCGCTCGCTTCCGTGGACGGCAGCGGCCGCGATACCACCGTGGCCACCCTCCCGGCGAAGGCGATCCAGATGGTCGGATTCGCCGAGCAGCAGGCGCTCATCCCCTACCCCAAGACCGTCTATCCAGGCTTCCGGCTCCTCCAGGAGTACTTCACGCTCCCGCAGAAGTTCGCGTTCTTCGATGTCACCGGCCTCGAAGCGCTCCCGCCCGATCGTGTGACCGATCGCTTCGCGATCCTCCTCCAGTTCAGGGACGGGTTGCCTCCCGGCACGCGCGTCGCCAAAGACAACCTCCGCCTCTTCTGCTCACCCGTGGTCAACCTCTTCGACCACACCAGTGATCCCATCAAGCCGGAGCCCACCAAGCACGAGTACCTCTGCCGACCGGCTGGCTCGACACCGCAGGCGTTCGAGATCTACAGCGTCGACAAGGTCGTCGGCATCGCGCGCCGCACGAGCCAGCGCGTCGAGATCCCCTCCTTCTTCGATTTCCAGCACGAGCTCGATCAAGACGCGGCGTCGCGCGCGGTCTTCTACCAGACGCACCTCCGGCCGGCTGCCGTTGGCGATGGTGTCGACATCTACATGTCGTTCGGTTCGCCGCAGGACGCTGGAACGCTGCCGGAGTTCGACGTCATCAGCATCGAGGCGACGAGCACGAACCGCCGCCTCCCAGCGCAGCTCAAGCTGGGCGACTTGCGCGTACCGACCGCGACCTCACCCGCCGTGGCCACCTTCACCAACCTCACGGGCGTCACCTCTCCCCTCCCCCCACCTGTCGGCCGCGAGATGCAGTGGCGCGTGCTCGCCCACATGGCCATGAGCTACCGCTCGATCGCCGAGCTCGAGGTGTTGCGAGCGACCGTCGACCTCTACAACTTCCAGGCTGTCGTGGACCGTCAGGCGGCTCGCGCCAATCAGCTCCGGCTCGCCGCCATGAAGTCGATCCGCGTGCGCCCGACGGATCGCCTCTACCGCGGCGCACCAGTCCGAGGCATCGCAGCAGAACTCGAGCTCGAGGAGGGCGGCTTCGTCGGCGAAGGTGACATGTACCTGTTCGCGAGCATCATCAACGAGATGCTCGCCTCCTACGTGTCGCTCAACTCGTTCACGCAGCTCACGGTGACCGGAACCAACACGCGTGTGGTGTATCGATGGGAGCCGAAGAGCGGAAGTCTGACTTTGATCTGA
- a CDS encoding type VI secretion system-associated FHA domain protein, which produces MPVALTARVIDTQANDKHDYTFERFPVRIGRNQLNDLHIDRPYVSQFHAAIDVRDRQLFVRDLGSTNGTVFAGHRLARDTPVEITQTPEITIGPIVIRLSMVEAAPKKREEIKEGTVLDYNVESAGLSALMAQRSKQVAPGAEDAYVRQLVPYIEAYRASWGAVYRVIYDHLARLPPEVRQNYLRRLCQEHQNVTIEPDFQKISQYYGVDSHAHGELRPADAALVALAELARSLAPGTKVPDDVAGILTFARRLRDTMEVFMKCFVSLRDGYQEFEAEVLARERASQEDRVATAKDAKELGALLLSPAGGQDAARHLYDIFVDVMSHQVALLNGVMEGVKSLLVKLSPKAIEDELERRGKKGGLFSTRYEELWKLYELRHGDYSGEDKETFLIIFGPQFSRAYAATAGEDYSSSGEAAGKNLSRFSINVNPVKR; this is translated from the coding sequence ATGCCGGTGGCGCTCACGGCCCGGGTGATCGACACCCAGGCCAATGACAAACATGACTACACATTCGAGCGCTTCCCCGTCCGTATCGGCCGCAACCAGCTGAACGATCTGCACATCGATCGGCCCTACGTCTCCCAGTTCCACGCAGCCATCGACGTTCGTGACCGGCAGCTCTTCGTCCGAGATCTGGGCTCCACCAACGGCACGGTCTTCGCGGGTCACCGGCTCGCTCGGGATACGCCAGTGGAGATCACGCAGACGCCGGAAATCACGATCGGCCCCATCGTGATCCGCCTCAGCATGGTGGAGGCAGCGCCCAAGAAGCGGGAAGAGATCAAGGAAGGCACGGTGCTCGACTACAACGTCGAGAGCGCTGGCCTCTCCGCCTTGATGGCCCAGCGCTCCAAGCAGGTCGCGCCAGGCGCCGAGGACGCTTACGTGCGTCAGCTCGTTCCTTACATCGAGGCCTACCGCGCCTCCTGGGGTGCGGTGTACCGGGTCATCTACGACCACCTGGCCCGTTTGCCCCCCGAGGTCAGGCAGAACTATCTCCGTCGTCTGTGCCAGGAGCACCAGAACGTCACCATCGAGCCCGATTTTCAGAAGATCTCTCAGTATTATGGCGTCGACTCGCACGCTCACGGGGAGCTCCGCCCGGCGGACGCGGCCCTCGTGGCGTTGGCAGAGCTGGCCCGGAGCCTCGCCCCAGGGACCAAGGTCCCGGACGATGTCGCCGGAATCCTCACCTTCGCGCGCAGGCTCCGCGACACGATGGAAGTCTTCATGAAGTGCTTCGTGAGCCTTCGTGATGGCTACCAGGAGTTCGAAGCCGAGGTGCTGGCCAGGGAGCGAGCGTCTCAGGAAGACCGGGTCGCGACGGCCAAGGATGCGAAAGAGCTCGGTGCGCTCTTGCTCTCACCGGCGGGGGGACAGGACGCGGCCCGTCACCTGTACGACATCTTCGTCGACGTGATGAGCCACCAGGTCGCCCTCCTCAACGGCGTCATGGAGGGGGTCAAGTCCCTTCTGGTCAAGCTGTCGCCCAAGGCAATCGAGGACGAACTCGAGCGAAGAGGCAAGAAGGGTGGGCTGTTCTCCACCCGCTACGAGGAACTGTGGAAGCTGTACGAGCTCCGACATGGCGACTACTCGGGCGAGGATAAAGAGACCTTCCTGATAATATTTGGCCCCCAGTTCTCTCGCGCGTACGCTGCCACAGCCGGCGAGGACTACTCGTCGTCCGGCGAGGCGGCAGGCAAGAACCTGAGCCGCTTCTCGATCAATGTGAATCCGGTCAAGCGCTAG
- the tssD gene encoding type VI secretion system tube protein TssD, with product MALNAYLKLNASRQGQILGSVTQKGREGTIAVIAAHHMVVGPRDPASGRPMGKRMHMPFVITKEVDRSSPLLYSVLCNNENLSSVDLQFYTPDRTGVERPHFAVSLTNANISSIDYRMPNSKNPHTARLPAREEIAFTYEKISWTWLEGNISAADDWAMPR from the coding sequence ATGGCCCTGAATGCCTACCTCAAGCTCAACGCATCGCGGCAAGGCCAGATCCTTGGCTCCGTGACGCAGAAGGGGCGTGAGGGGACGATCGCGGTGATTGCTGCTCACCACATGGTGGTGGGACCGCGTGATCCCGCGAGCGGTCGTCCGATGGGCAAGCGGATGCACATGCCCTTCGTCATCACGAAGGAAGTCGATCGCTCCAGCCCCCTCCTCTATTCAGTTCTCTGTAATAACGAAAACCTATCGAGCGTCGATCTTCAGTTCTACACGCCCGACAGGACTGGCGTCGAACGGCCCCATTTCGCCGTCTCCCTGACGAACGCCAACATCAGCAGCATCGACTACCGGATGCCGAACTCGAAGAACCCTCACACGGCCCGACTCCCGGCCCGTGAAGAGATCGCCTTCACGTACGAGAAGATCTCCTGGACGTGGCTCGAAGGGAACATCTCCGCTGCCGATGACTGGGCGATGCCACGCTGA
- the lon gene encoding endopeptidase La → MSEKKNQPPRSEEEVTFGDELPVLPIRNAVLFPGAVAPFDVGREKSVALVEDVDNLPGPIIAIFAQRDPSTDDPGAEDLYPVGCAARVLKALKHSSGNYSLILQGLTRIRLDSVLATAPYLRAKIRRIDEPTTEDVEAEALAMSLRDIAKQVIQLMPELPREAGSLIDSIQAPGALADLVAANLDAPVEEKAQLIETIDVKERIRKVLRLLTRQLEILKMRERINSQIKEEMGKNQREYVLRQQLKAIKEELGEDDGDQGDLDGLEDRIAKANLPTEAETVAKKQLKRLRTMQVGSAEYTVVRTYLDWILDIPWTQSTQDNLDISSVRKVLDEDHYGLEKVKKRILEYLAVRKLKQDKKGPILCLLGPPGVGKTSLGRSIARALGRKFHRVSLGGVHDEAAIRGHRRTYVGALPGQIIQGMKKSGMINPVFMMDEVDKIGHDFRGDPSAALLEVLDPEQNNTFADHYLEIPYDLSNVMFVATANVADPIPPPLRDRMEILEIPGYTRREKLAIARQHLLPKQLSEHGLTPEQLEVTDRALEEIIDHYTREAGVRSLERQIASVIRGVAVKVAEGDTQKRRVDNEDDLHEFLGPAKYTSEVAERTAESGVATGLAWTSVGGEILFIEATRMYGTGKLQLTGQLGDVMKESAQAALSFVRSNASRYGIPKDFLEKSDLHIHIPAGAMPKDGPSAGVTIFTALVSLLTGVTVRPDVAMTGEITLRGRVLPIGGLKEKVLAAHRAGIKRIVVPERNRADLEEVPKEVVDELQFFFVSRMEQVLEAALERVPEPSPATEEAKDGEKKDAEKAAEKSPMASN, encoded by the coding sequence ATGTCCGAGAAGAAAAACCAACCGCCGCGCTCCGAGGAGGAGGTCACCTTCGGCGATGAGCTGCCGGTCCTGCCCATCCGGAACGCAGTCCTGTTTCCGGGGGCCGTCGCTCCCTTCGACGTGGGTCGAGAGAAGTCGGTCGCACTCGTCGAGGATGTCGACAATCTGCCTGGGCCCATCATCGCGATCTTCGCCCAGCGTGATCCGTCGACCGACGATCCGGGCGCAGAGGACCTCTATCCCGTGGGCTGCGCTGCGCGCGTGCTCAAGGCGCTGAAGCACAGCTCTGGCAACTACTCGCTGATCCTTCAGGGGCTCACGCGCATCCGGCTGGACAGCGTCCTCGCCACGGCGCCGTACCTGCGGGCGAAGATCCGTCGGATCGACGAGCCCACGACGGAGGACGTGGAGGCCGAGGCGCTGGCGATGAGCCTGCGTGACATCGCGAAGCAGGTCATCCAGCTCATGCCGGAGCTGCCGCGCGAGGCGGGGTCGCTCATCGACTCGATCCAGGCTCCCGGTGCGCTCGCCGATCTCGTGGCGGCGAACCTGGACGCGCCGGTCGAGGAGAAGGCGCAGCTCATCGAGACGATCGACGTGAAGGAGCGCATCCGGAAGGTGCTCCGGCTGCTGACGCGGCAGCTCGAGATCCTGAAGATGCGTGAGCGCATCAACTCCCAGATCAAGGAGGAGATGGGCAAGAACCAGCGCGAGTACGTCCTGCGGCAGCAGCTGAAGGCGATCAAGGAAGAGCTGGGCGAGGACGACGGCGATCAGGGTGATCTCGACGGGCTCGAGGATCGCATCGCGAAGGCGAACCTGCCGACCGAGGCCGAGACGGTTGCGAAGAAGCAGCTGAAGCGGCTCCGGACGATGCAGGTCGGCTCGGCCGAGTACACGGTGGTGCGCACCTACCTCGACTGGATCCTGGACATCCCGTGGACGCAGTCGACGCAGGACAACCTGGACATCTCCAGCGTGCGCAAGGTGCTCGACGAGGATCACTACGGCCTGGAGAAGGTCAAGAAGCGCATCCTCGAGTACCTCGCGGTGCGCAAGCTGAAGCAGGACAAGAAGGGACCGATCCTCTGCCTGCTCGGGCCCCCCGGCGTCGGCAAGACGTCGCTCGGGCGCAGCATCGCACGCGCGCTGGGGCGAAAGTTCCACCGTGTGTCGCTCGGTGGTGTGCACGACGAGGCGGCCATCCGCGGTCACCGGCGGACGTACGTCGGCGCGCTGCCTGGTCAGATCATCCAGGGGATGAAGAAGTCGGGGATGATCAACCCGGTCTTCATGATGGATGAGGTCGACAAGATCGGACACGACTTCCGGGGCGATCCCTCCGCGGCGCTGCTGGAGGTGCTCGATCCGGAGCAGAACAACACGTTCGCGGATCACTACCTGGAGATCCCGTACGACCTGTCGAACGTGATGTTCGTCGCGACGGCGAACGTGGCCGATCCGATCCCGCCTCCGCTCCGCGACCGCATGGAGATCCTGGAGATCCCCGGCTACACGCGGCGCGAGAAGCTGGCGATCGCGCGGCAGCACCTGCTCCCGAAGCAGCTCTCCGAGCACGGTCTGACGCCCGAGCAGCTCGAGGTGACGGATCGCGCGCTGGAGGAGATCATCGATCACTACACGCGGGAGGCCGGTGTGCGTTCGCTGGAGCGGCAGATCGCGTCGGTCATTCGCGGGGTGGCGGTGAAGGTCGCCGAGGGCGATACGCAGAAGCGTCGCGTCGACAACGAGGACGATCTGCACGAGTTCCTCGGGCCCGCGAAGTACACGAGTGAGGTGGCGGAGCGCACGGCCGAGAGCGGTGTCGCGACGGGCCTGGCGTGGACGAGCGTGGGTGGTGAGATCCTCTTCATCGAGGCCACGCGGATGTACGGGACCGGGAAGCTGCAGCTCACCGGTCAGCTCGGCGATGTGATGAAGGAGTCCGCTCAGGCGGCGCTCTCCTTCGTGCGCAGCAACGCTTCTCGCTACGGGATCCCGAAGGACTTCCTGGAGAAGAGCGACCTGCACATTCACATCCCGGCAGGCGCGATGCCCAAGGATGGGCCGAGCGCCGGCGTGACCATCTTCACGGCGCTGGTCTCTCTGCTCACGGGCGTGACGGTGCGGCCGGACGTGGCGATGACGGGTGAGATCACGCTGCGTGGTCGGGTGCTCCCGATCGGTGGCCTCAAGGAGAAGGTGCTCGCGGCCCATCGCGCGGGGATCAAGCGGATCGTGGTGCCCGAGCGGAACCGCGCCGATCTCGAGGAGGTGCCGAAGGAGGTCGTCGACGAGCTGCAGTTCTTCTTCGTCAGCCGGATGGAGCAGGTCCTCGAGGCCGCTCTGGAGCGGGTGCCGGAGCCGTCTCCCGCCACGGAAGAGGCGAAGGACGGCGAGAAGAAGGACGCAGAGAAGGCCGCCGAGAAGAGCCCGATGGCGAGCAACTGA
- the tssE gene encoding type VI secretion system baseplate subunit TssE yields MAGASLLTRIVHAADPHSNERHTWRDQDLETAIISHLKNMLNTRQGSSLTCPDYGLMEVSEVLHEFPDAIGLLQRSIKNSLQQYEPRLKNVQVRQLRNDAAQAMVLEFEITAQIQFPDGRRQQLRFGASVDHSGNVKMA; encoded by the coding sequence GTGGCCGGTGCCTCGCTCCTCACCCGCATCGTGCACGCTGCGGATCCACACTCGAACGAACGACACACCTGGCGTGATCAGGATCTGGAGACTGCGATCATCTCGCATCTCAAGAACATGCTGAACACCCGCCAGGGGAGTTCTCTCACGTGCCCGGACTACGGCCTCATGGAGGTCTCCGAGGTCCTGCACGAGTTTCCGGATGCGATCGGTCTGCTGCAACGTTCGATCAAGAACAGCCTTCAGCAGTACGAACCGCGCTTGAAGAACGTGCAGGTGCGTCAGCTCAGAAACGACGCAGCGCAAGCCATGGTGCTCGAGTTCGAGATCACCGCGCAGATTCAGTTCCCCGATGGCCGGCGCCAGCAGCTTCGGTTCGGAGCCTCGGTGGATCACAGTGGCAACGTCAAGATGGCGTAA
- a CDS encoding formylglycine-generating enzyme family protein, which produces MLDPLLLLGALSIALITIPATPSLDPGPSPACPDDMRLVEGVHADEVQHLCVDPRPSARDTHCFAYWEGLTAEEGALTDIAVCMDQFEAPNRRGARPLVMKSFHDAEDWCGARGKRVCSEQEWELACEGPERRPWVYGWTADRHVCNSGKGWRQFDAKRLAAGGEEAKDELARLWQGALSGSHHGCVSSYGVYDLIGNVEEWVATRKGRKWSGALMGGFWSKPWTGCRGTNDAHETKFAFYETGFRCCADPKPVEDVTPASVAKPSPRNAAGTSSKPL; this is translated from the coding sequence ATGCTCGATCCGCTCCTCCTCCTCGGCGCCCTTTCCATTGCCCTGATCACCATCCCCGCGACCCCCTCGCTCGATCCTGGCCCGAGCCCCGCGTGTCCGGACGACATGCGCCTCGTGGAGGGCGTCCACGCCGACGAAGTCCAGCACCTCTGCGTGGACCCTCGGCCATCCGCCCGGGATACCCACTGCTTCGCCTACTGGGAGGGGCTCACCGCCGAAGAAGGCGCCCTGACGGACATCGCCGTCTGCATGGATCAGTTCGAGGCACCCAACCGCCGAGGCGCCCGCCCCCTGGTCATGAAGTCGTTCCACGACGCCGAAGACTGGTGCGGCGCCCGGGGCAAGCGTGTCTGCAGCGAGCAGGAGTGGGAGCTCGCGTGCGAAGGCCCAGAGCGACGCCCCTGGGTCTACGGCTGGACCGCCGATCGCCACGTCTGCAACAGCGGCAAGGGCTGGCGCCAGTTCGACGCGAAGCGGCTCGCGGCTGGCGGCGAAGAAGCCAAAGACGAACTCGCGCGCCTCTGGCAAGGAGCGCTGAGCGGCAGCCATCACGGCTGCGTCTCGTCCTACGGCGTCTACGACCTCATCGGCAACGTCGAGGAGTGGGTGGCCACACGCAAGGGGCGGAAGTGGAGCGGCGCCTTGATGGGCGGCTTCTGGTCGAAACCCTGGACGGGCTGCCGCGGAACGAACGACGCCCACGAGACCAAGTTCGCCTTCTACGAGACCGGCTTCCGCTGCTGCGCCGACCCGAAGCCCGTGGAGGACGTGACGCCTGCGTCCGTGGCGAAGCCGTCACCCCGCAACGCCGCGGGCACATCGAGCAAGCCTCTTTGA
- a CDS encoding FHA domain-containing protein encodes MLKDTDSACSMCGAAVPGAAAPPPAPTGGAYAPPGPPGFASGGAAPPPPVAFGGGMPPPMQSGFGSGGGGGYPPPAAMGGYGGAPAGGGGGAGAFSAAAGQEPFAVSPWARESPAVAPQMTPAPGAALGAPTAAGTPPMAAPVTGLAGNPMVQAAPAPGAPSMGAPQAPMFGAPPPVGAPGGGLAPPPMVTGGVVGGPNVRPPPMGGLASPPAMAPGGGMGPPGMVGPPGMVAPPGMVGPPGMVAPPGMASPGGGMGPPGMVGPPGMVGPPGMVGPPGMVAPPGMLPGGAPPMAGNPAVGGARVLVGFLVTFQNDPGGSFWAVHSGRTQMGRAAADGGPDIALPDASASSRHASIHADPATGQAFIEDDGSRNGTFLNEQRLTQGDRRQIRDNDRLRLGSTTFVVKLLVS; translated from the coding sequence ATGCTCAAGGATACGGACAGCGCATGCTCGATGTGCGGCGCTGCGGTCCCGGGAGCAGCTGCACCACCTCCGGCACCGACCGGAGGCGCCTATGCGCCACCAGGACCTCCCGGGTTTGCTTCGGGCGGCGCTGCGCCTCCGCCACCCGTGGCGTTCGGTGGTGGGATGCCTCCGCCGATGCAGTCGGGGTTCGGGTCGGGGGGCGGTGGTGGCTATCCGCCGCCCGCTGCCATGGGAGGTTACGGCGGAGCTCCGGCAGGGGGTGGAGGGGGGGCGGGCGCGTTCTCGGCTGCTGCTGGGCAAGAGCCGTTCGCCGTGTCGCCGTGGGCGCGCGAGTCGCCTGCGGTGGCGCCGCAGATGACGCCAGCACCCGGGGCGGCGCTCGGTGCGCCCACGGCAGCTGGGACGCCGCCGATGGCTGCGCCCGTGACGGGGCTCGCCGGGAATCCGATGGTGCAGGCGGCGCCTGCGCCCGGGGCGCCGAGCATGGGGGCGCCGCAAGCGCCGATGTTCGGGGCGCCGCCGCCCGTGGGCGCTCCTGGCGGGGGGCTGGCTCCGCCACCCATGGTGACGGGTGGTGTGGTGGGTGGGCCCAACGTGAGGCCGCCGCCGATGGGAGGGCTGGCTTCGCCGCCTGCGATGGCGCCGGGTGGTGGGATGGGTCCGCCGGGGATGGTGGGTCCGCCTGGGATGGTGGCGCCGCCCGGGATGGTGGGTCCACCTGGGATGGTGGCGCCGCCTGGGATGGCATCGCCTGGCGGTGGGATGGGTCCGCCGGGAATGGTGGGGCCACCGGGGATGGTTGGGCCGCCCGGGATGGTTGGGCCGCCCGGGATGGTGGCGCCACCCGGGATGCTTCCTGGAGGGGCGCCGCCGATGGCGGGCAACCCTGCGGTCGGTGGCGCGCGGGTGCTCGTGGGGTTCCTGGTGACGTTCCAGAACGATCCGGGGGGGAGCTTCTGGGCGGTGCACAGCGGTCGCACACAGATGGGTCGCGCCGCGGCGGATGGTGGGCCCGACATCGCGCTGCCCGATGCGAGCGCGTCGTCGCGGCACGCGTCGATCCACGCGGATCCGGCGACGGGTCAGGCGTTCATCGAGGATGATGGATCGCGGAACGGGACGTTTCTGAACGAGCAGCGTCTGACGCAAGGAGACCGGCGGCAGATCCGTGACAACGATCGACTGCGGCTGGGGAGCACGACGTTCGTGGTGAAGCTGCTCGTGTCCTGA
- a CDS encoding Hcp family type VI secretion system effector, whose translation MALNAYLRLKGQTQGEIKGSVIQKGREDSIMVIAVSHEIVSPRDAASGLPSGKRMHKPLVITKELDKSSPLLLNVLTNNENIIDLTIDFWTPQITAARGAGSEVQHYSIRLTNANIASINFRMPNNKHPELMKFAEYEEVAFTYEKIEWTWKDGGIMAADDWRAPV comes from the coding sequence ATGGCACTTAATGCGTACCTCCGACTGAAGGGCCAGACCCAGGGCGAGATCAAGGGCTCCGTCATCCAGAAGGGGCGTGAGGACTCGATCATGGTGATCGCGGTCAGCCACGAGATCGTGAGCCCCCGTGACGCGGCCAGCGGCCTCCCCAGCGGGAAGCGCATGCACAAGCCGCTGGTGATCACCAAGGAGCTCGACAAGTCGTCGCCGCTCCTCCTGAACGTGCTCACCAACAACGAGAACATCATCGATCTCACGATCGACTTCTGGACGCCCCAGATCACGGCCGCCCGTGGCGCCGGCTCCGAGGTCCAGCACTACAGCATTCGCCTCACCAACGCGAACATCGCCTCGATCAACTTCCGGATGCCCAACAACAAGCACCCGGAGCTCATGAAGTTCGCCGAGTACGAGGAGGTTGCCTTCACGTACGAGAAGATCGAGTGGACCTGGAAGGACGGCGGCATCATGGCTGCCGACGACTGGCGCGCGCCGGTGTGA